The Cyclobacteriaceae bacterium genome includes a region encoding these proteins:
- a CDS encoding ammonium transporter, with amino-acid sequence MSRPKTRWIVIFIVLAALQLLVLLTGGNPESATLDTIDKADTAWMIVATAFVLFMTPGLSFFYGGMVSVKNVISTMLQSFIALGVVSLLWYLVGFSLAFGESWHGLIGNPTTFFAFRNVGLSPHPDFAPTFPFLLFALFQLKFAIITPALITGSFAERVKFTSYLIFMCLFSLIIYCPLAHWTWHPEGFLRVWGVLDFAGGTVVHMSAGFAALAGAFILGKRQHNNHQPANIPFIILGTGMLWFGWFGFNAGSALAANGLAVQAFATTCFASASAMMTWVLFDALVGRKISAMGACIGAVVGLVAITPGAGFVNLGQSIFIGFAAAIISNLAVYYKQRTTLDDTLDVFPCHGVGGIVGMILTGVFAKDVGLVYEETKTFMYHLLALVIVSVFTFVGSFIIFRITGMMTKLRVSPDEERMGLDLSQHSETLQTEAAGTTTGPTNQKMEVAA; translated from the coding sequence ATGAGCAGACCCAAAACCCGATGGATCGTAATTTTTATAGTGTTAGCAGCCCTTCAGCTCCTGGTTTTATTGACCGGCGGTAATCCAGAATCGGCTACACTCGATACAATCGATAAGGCTGATACAGCCTGGATGATCGTTGCCACCGCTTTTGTTCTTTTCATGACTCCCGGCCTTTCTTTTTTTTATGGTGGAATGGTCTCCGTTAAGAACGTGATCTCAACAATGCTCCAAAGTTTCATAGCTCTGGGTGTAGTCAGTTTATTATGGTACCTCGTTGGATTCAGCCTTGCCTTTGGAGAAAGCTGGCATGGCTTGATTGGCAATCCCACGACTTTCTTTGCTTTCCGCAATGTAGGCTTAAGCCCTCATCCTGATTTTGCGCCAACATTCCCATTCCTATTATTTGCACTGTTCCAACTCAAATTTGCCATCATCACACCAGCACTTATTACCGGAAGCTTTGCCGAGCGTGTGAAATTTACTTCTTACCTGATTTTCATGTGCCTATTCTCACTGATCATCTATTGTCCTTTGGCACATTGGACATGGCATCCGGAAGGATTTTTAAGAGTGTGGGGAGTGCTTGATTTTGCAGGAGGTACTGTCGTTCATATGTCAGCAGGATTTGCGGCATTGGCTGGAGCCTTCATTCTTGGAAAACGTCAGCATAATAATCATCAACCTGCAAACATTCCATTTATCATCCTCGGTACAGGAATGCTGTGGTTTGGGTGGTTCGGATTTAACGCCGGTTCTGCTCTTGCTGCCAACGGACTTGCAGTGCAGGCTTTCGCGACAACATGTTTTGCTTCCGCATCAGCGATGATGACGTGGGTATTGTTTGATGCATTGGTAGGAAGAAAGATATCTGCCATGGGCGCCTGCATAGGAGCAGTAGTCGGATTGGTTGCCATCACACCTGGAGCTGGATTTGTGAATTTAGGTCAGAGTATTTTTATTGGATTTGCTGCAGCGATCATTAGCAACCTTGCCGTATACTATAAGCAACGCACCACATTGGATGACACACTGGATGTGTTCCCATGTCATGGTGTGGGTGGTATTGTAGGGATGATCCTGACAGGTGTTTTTGCCAAGGATGTCGGTCTGGTCTATGAAGAGACCAAGACGTTTATGTATCATCTTCTTGCATTGGTAATCGTATCGGTCTTTACGTTTGTTGGTTCTTTCATTATATTCAGGATCACCGGAATGATGACAAAGCTGAGAGTATCACCAGATGAAGAGCGTATGGGGCTTGATCTCAGCCAGCATTCAGAAACATTGCAAACGGAAGCTGCTGGAACAACGACCGGACCAACAAATCAGAAAATGGAAGTAGCTGCATAG
- a CDS encoding GNAT family N-acetyltransferase has translation MVEIRPALPKDIPLLREISIQTQIDTFAKDNTPENMAAYVRDAYEPLKFEREFYEPDSIYYIAWEGEEAAGFLRLRVTDEAEAHLGKSALELQRVYVSRKFQGRRIGLMLMEKAIGYGRERKFDWLWLGVWEKNFKAQAFYDKLGFKRFSEHVFQMGDDPQTDWLLKLDLRIQD, from the coding sequence ATGGTAGAGATCCGACCGGCGCTGCCGAAAGATATTCCCTTGTTAAGAGAGATTTCCATTCAAACACAAATAGACACGTTCGCCAAGGATAATACTCCTGAGAATATGGCTGCCTACGTTCGTGATGCTTACGAACCGCTGAAGTTTGAACGTGAGTTCTATGAACCTGATTCCATTTATTATATCGCTTGGGAGGGAGAGGAGGCAGCGGGATTTTTGCGTTTGCGTGTAACAGATGAAGCAGAGGCTCACCTGGGGAAGAGCGCCCTTGAATTACAGCGGGTGTATGTCTCCAGGAAATTTCAAGGTAGAAGGATTGGTCTTATGCTGATGGAAAAAGCAATCGGGTATGGACGCGAAAGGAAGTTTGACTGGCTGTGGCTGGGTGTATGGGAAAAGAACTTCAAAGCGCAGGCCTTTTATGATAAGCTTGGGTTTAAGCGGTTCTCAGAACACGTGTTCCAGATGGGAGATGATCCTCAAACAGACTGGCTGCTGAAGTTGGATTTGAGGATCCAGGATTAG
- a CDS encoding DUF3078 domain-containing protein produces MFTGFCNRFTFSFVATETLAQNIKVDTTSKWKKAFKAGLNLNQAAFSSNWKAGGVNSFGFNALLNFKANYKNGKTSWDNEIDLLYGMVNNGGQGYRKTVDRIFLDTKIGHALSDKWDLFFAANVVSQFAKGYKYVKDVNGIEQGQLISDSFAPTFLTASIGAEYHPVEYFKVRLSPFAPRVTFLGNNDGRYAAVDSIRPYGVDVGRSTRFEWYAFQMLAEFNKDIATNINLKWRYVLFANYETLEAKKIDHRVDLNLTAKVNKYINVSIGGIFLYDYDQDADAQYSQALSLGILYTFQNYEEKK; encoded by the coding sequence CTGTTTACTGGCTTTTGCAATCGCTTTACTTTTTCTTTTGTTGCCACTGAAACTCTTGCGCAGAATATCAAGGTAGACACCACGTCTAAATGGAAGAAAGCTTTCAAGGCTGGACTTAATCTCAATCAGGCGGCCTTCTCTTCCAATTGGAAAGCCGGTGGTGTGAATTCTTTTGGTTTCAACGCACTGTTAAATTTTAAGGCTAATTATAAGAATGGGAAAACTTCCTGGGATAATGAAATTGACTTGCTGTATGGTATGGTCAATAACGGTGGTCAGGGTTATCGTAAAACTGTCGATCGTATTTTCCTGGACACAAAAATCGGGCACGCGCTATCAGATAAATGGGACCTGTTCTTTGCTGCAAATGTAGTATCGCAGTTTGCAAAAGGTTATAAGTACGTGAAGGATGTTAATGGCATAGAACAAGGTCAGTTAATATCAGATTCATTTGCTCCCACTTTTCTCACTGCATCAATAGGAGCTGAGTATCATCCGGTGGAATATTTTAAAGTCCGTTTATCACCTTTCGCTCCGCGTGTTACTTTTTTAGGCAATAACGATGGGCGATATGCTGCAGTGGATTCTATTCGTCCTTACGGTGTGGATGTAGGCAGATCCACCCGTTTTGAGTGGTACGCATTCCAGATGCTTGCGGAATTTAATAAGGACATCGCAACCAATATCAATTTAAAATGGCGTTACGTCCTCTTTGCTAACTATGAGACCCTTGAAGCAAAGAAAATTGACCACCGTGTTGATTTGAATCTCACCGCAAAGGTGAATAAGTACATCAACGTAAGCATCGGCGGTATTTTCCTGTATGATTATGATCAGGATGCAGACGCGCAGTATAGTCAGGCATTATCACTTGGAATTCTCTATACGTTTCAAAACTACGAGGAGAAGAAATAG
- a CDS encoding response regulator has translation MLVDDNDTDNFISKRIVEITKFAKRVEVKNSGKSALDYLTENQNTPENLPNIIFLDINMPVVDGFVFLYEFEKFKELVRTKCKVIILSSSDNKRDIDRIVNNNYVIKFITKPLTELALDEIKLNNI, from the coding sequence ATGCTGGTGGATGACAACGACACCGATAACTTCATCAGTAAACGGATAGTAGAGATTACAAAATTTGCGAAAAGAGTTGAGGTAAAGAATTCAGGAAAAAGTGCTTTGGATTACCTCACAGAGAATCAGAATACTCCCGAAAATCTTCCAAATATCATCTTCCTTGATATCAATATGCCAGTAGTCGACGGCTTTGTTTTTCTATATGAATTTGAAAAATTCAAAGAGCTCGTCCGTACTAAATGCAAGGTTATTATTCTCTCAAGCTCTGACAATAAGCGCGATATTGATCGGATCGTTAATAACAATTACGTTATTAAATTCATCACCAAGCCACTGACAGAATTGGCGCTGGATGAAATCAAATTGAACAATATTTGA